The following nucleotide sequence is from Streptomyces leeuwenhoekii.
CGACTACCTGGCCGAGCGCGACTCCGAGATGATGGGCCGCGTCCACCGGTTCCTCGGCCTGTCCGTGGGCTGCATCCTCGCCAGCATGACGCCGGCCCAGCGCCGCGAGATGTACGCGTGCGACATCACCTACGGCACGAACAACGAGTTCGGCTTCGACTACCTGCGCGACAACATGGCGTGGTCCAAGGACGAGCTCGTCCAGCGCGGCCACAACTTCGCCATCGTCGACGAGGTCGACTCCATCCTCATCGACGAGGCCCGTACGCCGCTGATCATCTCCGGCCCGGCCGACCAGGCCACCAAGTGGTACGGCGACTTCGCCAAGCTGGTCAAGCGCCTCAAGCGCGGCGAGCCCGGCAACCCGCTCAAAGGCCTGGAGGAGACCGGCGACTACGACGTCGACGAGAAGAAGCGCACGGTCGCCATCCACGAGGCCGGTGTCGCCAAGGTCGAGGACTGGCTGGGCATCGACAACCTCTACGAGTCGGTCAACACCCCGCTGGTGGGCTACCTGAACAACGCCATCAAGGCCAAGGAGCTCTTCAAGAAGGACAAGGACTACGTCGTCATCGACGGCGAAGTCATGATCGTCGACGAGCACACCGGCCGTATCCTCGCCGGCCGCCGCTACAACGAGGGCATGCACCAGGCGATCGAGGCGAAGGAAGGGGTGGAGATCAAGGACGAGAACCAGACCCTCGCCACGATCACCCTGCAGAACTTCTTCCGCCTCTACAACAAGCTCTCCGGCATGACCGGTACGGCGATGACCGAGGCCGCCGAGTTCCACCAGATCTACAAGCTCGGCGTGGTCCCGATCCCGACCAACCGGCCGATGATCCGCAAGGACCAGTCGGACCTGATCTACCGCACCGAGGTCGCCAAGTTCGAGGCGGTCGTCGACGACATCGAGGAGAAGCACCGCAAGGGGCAGCCGATCCTCGTCGGCACCACCTCGGTCGAGAAGTCCGAGTACCTCTCGCAGCAGCTCAGCAAGCGCGGCATCCAGCACGAGGTGCTCAACGCCAAGCACCACGAGCGTGAGGCGTCGATCGTCGCCCAGGCCGGCCGCAAGGGCGCCGTCACCGTGGCCACCAACATGGCCGGCCGCGGTACGGACATCAAGCTCGGCGGCAACCCCGAGGACCTCGCCGAGGCGGAGCTGCGCCAGCGCGGCCTCGACCCCGAGGAGCACATCGAGGAGTGGGCGCACGCCCTGCCCGAGGCGCTCAAGCGCGCCGAGGAGGCGGTCAAGGCCGAGAAGGAGGAGGTCGAGAAGCTCGGCGGCCTCTACGTGCTGGGCACCGAGCGGCACGAGTCGCGCCGGATCGACAACCAGCTGCGCGGCCGCAGCGGCCGTCAGGGCGACCCCGGCGAGTCCCGCTTCTACCTCTCCCTCGGCGACGACCTGATGCGCCTGTTCAAGGCCCAGATGGTCGAGCGCGTGATGTCGGTGGCGAACGTCCCCGACGACGTGCCGATCGAGAACAAGATGGTCACGCGCGCGATCGCGTCCGCCCAGTCGCAGGTCGAGACCCAGAACTTCGAGACCCGTAAGAACGTCCTGAAGTACGACGAGGTCCTCAACCGGCAGCGCGAGGTCATCTACGGCGAGCGGCGCCGCGTCCTGGAGGGCGAGGACCTGCACGAGCAGATCCAGCACTTCATGAACGACACCATCGACGCCTACGTCCAGGCCGAGACCGCCGAGGGCTTCCCGGAGGACTGGGACCTGGACCGGCTGTGGGGCGCCTTCAAGCAGCTCTACCCGGTGAAGGTGACCATCGAGGAGCTGGAGGAGGCGGCCGGCGACCGGGCCGGCCTGACCGCCGAGTTCATCGCCGAGTCCGTCAAGGACGACATCCACCAGCAGTACGAGGCGCGCGAGGCCCAGCTCGGCTCCGAGATCATGCGGGAGCTGGAGCGCCGCGTGGTGCTCTCGGTCCTGGACCGCAAGTGGCGCGAGCACCTCTACGAGATGGACTACCTCCAGGAGGGCATCGGCCTGCGCGCGATGGCGCAGAAGGACCCGCTGGTCGAGTACCAGCGCGAGGGCTTCGACATGTTCCAGGCCATGATGGACGGCATCAAGGAGGAGTCCGTCGGCTACCTGTTCAACCTGGAGGTCCAGGTCGAGCAGCAGGTCGAGGAGGTCCCGGTGGAGGCCGCCGCGCCGTCCCTCGACAAGGGACCGCAGGATCAGGTGCCGGCGCAGGCGGGCCCCCGCCCGGAGATCCGCGCCAAGGGACTCGACGCCCCGCAGCGGCGGAACCTGCACCTGACCGCGCCGACCGTGGACGGCGAGGGCGGCGTCATCGAGCGAGAAGTCACCGCTGATGACGAGCCGGTGCGCTCCCCGGCGGACGGGCTCACCCGCGCGGAGCGCCGCAAGCAGGCCAAGGGCGGACGGCGCCGCAAGAAGTGACGGCGCCGACGACGGCGTAGCGCCGGCCGGCAGGGGCCGGGTTCCCTCGGGGGGAGCCCGGCCCCTGCCGTCGGTGCGGGGCGGCCCGGGGCGGTTCAGCCGTCGTCGCCGCGCGGCATGCGCGGGCCGCCCAGTTCCACGGCCGTGCAGCGCCAGCGCAGGTCCCGGCCGCGCTCCAGGCGGAAGGCCAGGGCACGCAGCCGGTCACCGGCGCCGATCCGGGCGAAGACCTCCACGGCGCCCGGGCGGGGCTCGAAGTAGCCGATGTCCCGGACCACGGGGTGGGTGCCGCGCGTGCGCAGGGGGTGGTGCTCGGCGAGCCAGGCCAGTTCGTCGTAGGCGCGGCCGGCGGTGTGCCGGAGCATCGAGTGGACCGGACGCCGGCCGCTGAGGACGCCGACGAGCAGCTCGGCGAACATGTCGGTGGGCCGGGGCTGGGGGAGGGGCCGGCGGGCTCCCGGTACGGTCTCCCGGCCCGGCGGGCGGGTGTCCAGGGGCCCGGTGCCGGCGCGTGGCGGCTCGCCCGGGGAGCCGGGCCGGCGGCCGCGCGGGGCCGTGGCGCGGGTAGCGCCCCCGCCCGGGGCGCGGGGCGGGGCGGCGCCGGGGCCGCGGGGGTCGCGGCGGTGGGACGGGCGGGTGCTGCCGGGGCGCTGATGGGCCCGGGTCATGACCTTGTGCATGGGGAGTCCCCGTTCGGCGGCCCGGTGGATACCGAGCAGTAACTTCTTGTCGCGAGATCTTGTACGGGGCGGCGCGACGGGGCGGCAAGGCGGCCGGCGGCCGGGACCGGGCCGGGGAGGCGTTCACCTATCCGGGTGACCGGGCGGCGGTGGGGGCCCGGCACCGCGCGGCCGCACCGGGTGAGGGACGGGACCGGGGTGGACGCCCCGGGCGTCACGGCCGGAGCCCCGAAAGGGGACACCCGCACGTATCCTGAAGCCCTTGCAGCGGAGCCCCGACCACGAAAGCGGCCACTCATGCGCGTCTACGTCCCCCTGACCCTCCCCGGTCTCGCCGAGGCGTACCAGAAGGGTGAGCTGGGGGCCGCGCCGCTCGTGGCCTACGCCGTCACGCCCGCCCTGCGCGAGTGGTACCTCTCCGACGACATCGAGGAGCTGGAGTACGCGGCGCTCAGCCGCGCCGCGCTCGCCTCGCTGCGGCTGCTGGCCGCCGATCCCGAGGCGGCGCGGCGCCGTGTCGTGGTCGCCGTCGACGTGCCCGACGGCGCGGCGAGCGCCGACCCCGGCCGGGGGCTCGACCCGGCCGCGCTCGGCGAGGTGCGGGTCACCGGTGCCGTACCCCTGGCGAAGGCCGCCTCGGTGCACGTCGACGCCGCCGACGCGGAGGCCGACGTGGCCGCCGCCGCCGAGGCGCTGAAGGCCGCGGACGCCGGGGACGACGACGCGCAGTTCGTGGTGGACGGCTCCGAGGACCACGAACTGCTGTGGTACGCGACGCAGGAGATCCCGAACCTGGTGGGCAACGCCGGCTGAACCGGCCGCCGGGCGCCGCTCGGCCGGCCCGGGCCGCCCCCTGCTCTCCCCTGACCTGCGGGTCTCTTGAATGTCGGTGGTGGCGGGTACGTTGTCGGGCATGGGGACGAACTCCGCCGCGCACATCGTCTGGGACTGGAACGGGACGCTGTTCCACGACAACGACGCCGTCATCGGGGCGACGAACGCGGCCTTCGCCGAGCTGGGCCTGGAGCCGATCACGCTGGAGCAGTACCGGGCGATGTACTGCGTGCCGGTGCCGAAGTTCTACGAGCGGCTGCTGGGGCGGCTGCCGAGCGAGGCCGAGTGGGAGGTCATGGACGAGACCTTCCACCGGCACTACGCCGAGCACCGGGTGCGCTGCGGGCTGGCCGAGGGCGCGGCGGAGCTGCTCACGGGCTGGCGGTCGGCGGGGCGCAGCCAGTCGATCCTCAGCATGTACGGGCACGAGGAGCTGATTCCGCTGGTGCGCGGATTCGGCATCGAGGCGCACTTCATACGCATCGACGGGCGGACCGGCCCCTCCGGCGGCAGCAAGGCCGAGCACATGGTGCGCCACCTGGACTCCCTGGCCGGGGAGACCGGTGTGGACCCGGCCCGGACGGTGGTGATCGGGGACGCCGCCGACGACGCGCTGGCCGCCCTGCACGTCGGGGCGCGGGCCGTGCTGTACACCGGTGGTTCGCACAGCCGGGTCAGCCTGGAGTCGGCGGGGGTGCCGGTGGTCGACACGCTGCACGAGGCGGTCGCGGAGGCGGAGCGGCTGGCGGCGTGACGTCCGGGGCGGTCGCGGGAGCTCCCGCCCGGCCCGCCGCGGATACGCCGAACCGGCCCGTCACGTCCCTGTGCAGAACGTCAAAGTTCCACCCCCTGTTTTGTACACATACGGCTCATGACGGGCCCCCCGCCGAGAGCGATAGCCTTGTGGCGTGATCAGCGCGATAGTTCGCGGGGGCACCGGTGCCCCTGCCCTGCGCCCGGTGAGCACGGTGGACATCCGTGACCGGGCGGCGGTCGCTGGTCTTCGCGGGCGGGACGGGGCATCGAGGACTCCCCGGACGCCGAGCACTCCCCGGACGACGACGGCGCCGTACGCGGCGTCCCGTCCGGCGAGCGTGTCGAAATTGGCTGATACGCCCCCGCTCATCTCACCTTGCGGCATAGCGTCGGAGCAGACCGGAAACCCCGGGTCGAGGCGTTGCGTCGGAAGGCAGGAGACCGTACTTCCTTCTACGTCACGCAACGGCGCGCGACAGGAGCCAGAGGACAATGCAGACCAAGCTGGACGAAGCAAAGGCCGAGCTGCTCGAAAGGGCCGCCCGGGTAGCTGAGAACAGCCCGGTCGGGGGGCACCTACCGACTGGGACGACGAGCGAGGGCACCCCGGACACCCCGGACCGCGAATCCGTGCTCGCGTTCCTCCAGCGCTACTACCGGCACACCGCCCCGGAGGACCTCGCCGACCGTGACCCGGTCGACGTCTTCGGAGCCGCTTTCTCGCACTACCGGCTGGCCGGGAACCGCCCGCAGGGCACGGCCAACGTGCGGGTGCACACCCCGACGGTGGAGGAGAACGGCTGGACGTGCAGCCACACCGTCGTGGAGGCGGTGACGGACGACATGCCGTTCCTCGTCGACTCCGTGACCAACGAGCTGACCCGGCAGGGACGCGGCATCCACGTCGTCGTCCACCCGCAGTTCGTCGTGCGGCGCGACGTCACCGGCAAGCTGATCGAGGTGCTCACCACCCCGCCCTCGGGCGAACTGCCGCACGACGCGCACATCGAGTCCTGGATCCACGTCGAGATCGACCGCGAGACCGACCGGGCCGATCTGAAGCAGATCACCGCCGACCTGCTGCGTGTCCTGTCCGACGTCCGCGAGGCCGTCGAGGACTGGGGCAAGATGCGCGACGCCGCCATGCGCCTCGCCGACTCGCTGTCCGGTGAGTCCCTGCCCGGCGATCTGCCCCGGCCGGAGGTCGAGGAGGCCCGCGAGCTGCTCCACTGGCTGGCGGAGGACCACTTCACGTTCCTCGGGTACCGGGAGTACGAGCTGCGCGGGGACGACTCCCTGGCCGCCGTCCCCGGCACCGGCCTCGGCATCCTGCGCGCCGACCCGCACCACGCCGCTGAGGACAGCCACCCGGTCAGCCCCTCCTTCGAGCGGCTGCCCGCCGACGCCCGCGCCAAGGCCCGCGAGCACCGCCTGCTGGTGCTGACCAAGGCCAACAGCCGGGCGACCGTGCACCGGCCCTCGTACCTGGACTACGTCGGCGTCAAGAAGTTCGACGAGAAGGGCAACGTCGTCGGGGAGCGGCGCTTCCTCGGCCTGTTCTCCTCCGCCGCCTACACCGAGTCCGTCCGCCGCGTGCCCGTCATCCGGCGCAAGGTGCAGGAGGTGCTGAGCCGGGCCGGTTTCTCGCCCAACAGCCACGACGGGCGGGACCTGCTCCAGATCCTGGAGACCTACCCGCGCGACGAGCTGTTCCAGACCCCGGCCGACGAGCTCCAGGCCATCGTCACCTCGGTGCTCTACCTCCAGGAGCGCCGCCGTCTGCGGCTCTACCTGCGCCAGGACGAGTACGGCCGCTACTACTCGGCCCTCGTCTACCTGCCTCGCGACCGCTACACCACGGGCGTCCGGCTGCGGATCATCGACATCCTGAAGGAGGAGCTCGGCGGCACCAGCGTCGACTTCACCGCCTGGAACACCGAGTCGATCCTGTCCCGGCTGCACTTCGTCGTCCGCGTCCCGCAGGGCACCGAGCTGTCCGAGCTGTCCGACGCCGACAAGGAGCGCATCGAGGCCCGTCTCGTGGAGGCCGCCCGTTCCTGGGCCGACGGATTCGCCGAGGCGCTGAACGCCGAGTTCGGCGAGGAGCGCTCCGCCGAGCTGATGCGCCGCTACGGGAGCGCCTTCCCCGAGGGCTACAAGGCCGACCACAGTCCGCGCGCCGCCGTCGCCGACCTGGCCCACCTGGAGCAGCTCGACGACGAGCGGACGTTCGCGCTGAGCCTGTACGAGCCGGTGGGCGCCGGGCCCGAGGAGCGCCGCTTCAAGATCTACCAGAAGGGCGGCTCGGTCTCCCTGTCCGCAGTGCTGCCGGTGCTCAGCCGGCTCGGCGTCGAGGTCACCGACGAGCGGCCCTACGAGCTGCGCTGCGGGGAGCGCAGGACGGCCTGGATCTACGACTTCGGCCTGCGCATGCCGAAGGCGGCCGCCGCGGCCGGCGACTACCTCGGCGACGACGCCCGCGAGCGGTTCCAGGACGCCTTCGCCGCCACCTGGACCGGCAAGGCGGAGAACGACGGCTTCAACGCCCTCGTGCTCAGCGCCGGGCTGACCTGGCGGCAG
It contains:
- the secA gene encoding preprotein translocase subunit SecA; this translates as MSVLSKIMRAGEGKILRRLHRIADQVNSIEEDFVDLSDAELRALTDEYRQRYADGESLDDLLPEAFATVREAAKRVLGQRHYDVQLMGGAALHMGYVAEMKTGEGKTLVGTLPAYLNALSGDGVHIVTVNDYLAERDSEMMGRVHRFLGLSVGCILASMTPAQRREMYACDITYGTNNEFGFDYLRDNMAWSKDELVQRGHNFAIVDEVDSILIDEARTPLIISGPADQATKWYGDFAKLVKRLKRGEPGNPLKGLEETGDYDVDEKKRTVAIHEAGVAKVEDWLGIDNLYESVNTPLVGYLNNAIKAKELFKKDKDYVVIDGEVMIVDEHTGRILAGRRYNEGMHQAIEAKEGVEIKDENQTLATITLQNFFRLYNKLSGMTGTAMTEAAEFHQIYKLGVVPIPTNRPMIRKDQSDLIYRTEVAKFEAVVDDIEEKHRKGQPILVGTTSVEKSEYLSQQLSKRGIQHEVLNAKHHEREASIVAQAGRKGAVTVATNMAGRGTDIKLGGNPEDLAEAELRQRGLDPEEHIEEWAHALPEALKRAEEAVKAEKEEVEKLGGLYVLGTERHESRRIDNQLRGRSGRQGDPGESRFYLSLGDDLMRLFKAQMVERVMSVANVPDDVPIENKMVTRAIASAQSQVETQNFETRKNVLKYDEVLNRQREVIYGERRRVLEGEDLHEQIQHFMNDTIDAYVQAETAEGFPEDWDLDRLWGAFKQLYPVKVTIEELEEAAGDRAGLTAEFIAESVKDDIHQQYEAREAQLGSEIMRELERRVVLSVLDRKWREHLYEMDYLQEGIGLRAMAQKDPLVEYQREGFDMFQAMMDGIKEESVGYLFNLEVQVEQQVEEVPVEAAAPSLDKGPQDQVPAQAGPRPEIRAKGLDAPQRRNLHLTAPTVDGEGGVIEREVTADDEPVRSPADGLTRAERRKQAKGGRRRKK
- a CDS encoding Rv3235 family protein; this translates as MHKVMTRAHQRPGSTRPSHRRDPRGPGAAPPRAPGGGATRATAPRGRRPGSPGEPPRAGTGPLDTRPPGRETVPGARRPLPQPRPTDMFAELLVGVLSGRRPVHSMLRHTAGRAYDELAWLAEHHPLRTRGTHPVVRDIGYFEPRPGAVEVFARIGAGDRLRALAFRLERGRDLRWRCTAVELGGPRMPRGDDG
- a CDS encoding DUF6912 family protein, with protein sequence MRVYVPLTLPGLAEAYQKGELGAAPLVAYAVTPALREWYLSDDIEELEYAALSRAALASLRLLAADPEAARRRVVVAVDVPDGAASADPGRGLDPAALGEVRVTGAVPLAKAASVHVDAADAEADVAAAAEALKAADAGDDDAQFVVDGSEDHELLWYATQEIPNLVGNAG
- a CDS encoding HAD family hydrolase, which produces MGTNSAAHIVWDWNGTLFHDNDAVIGATNAAFAELGLEPITLEQYRAMYCVPVPKFYERLLGRLPSEAEWEVMDETFHRHYAEHRVRCGLAEGAAELLTGWRSAGRSQSILSMYGHEELIPLVRGFGIEAHFIRIDGRTGPSGGSKAEHMVRHLDSLAGETGVDPARTVVIGDAADDALAALHVGARAVLYTGGSHSRVSLESAGVPVVDTLHEAVAEAERLAA